In Brienomyrus brachyistius isolate T26 chromosome 3, BBRACH_0.4, whole genome shotgun sequence, the following proteins share a genomic window:
- the pex13 gene encoding peroxisome biogenesis factor 13, whose translation MASQPPQKPWERRIPGTIPAPANYRSTEFGSSGLSRPGPPALTRVAPPVPPRPVQQSGIGSLSTYRPAYNSYSSSYSPYGTSLFGGYSPYGYGGYGLGGGLGYNRFHMEDGPPSRFVQQAEESSRGAFQSIESIVHAFSSVSMMLDATFSAVYNSFRAVLDVANHFSRLRVHFTKVLSAFALVRSLRYLYRRLQRMMGLRRSSEVEDLWSDSAGTAVAAVAAGGAAADDPITGSVKSWPIFLFFAVILGGPYLIWKLLRSAEGEEERATSWANGDDDHVVARADFDFAAASEEEISIQAGDMLNLAPKEQQPRVRGWLLASLDGQTTGLVPANYVKILGRRRGRRQAEQDRAEEQRQQQAFQNPPPVPPQTAGSMNTSVTLGHPEVVFESVYREMPVISDEGSFQSTSTSNTSVVTVPKRIDP comes from the exons ATGGCGTCGCAGCCTCCCCAGAAACCGTGGGAAAGGCGCATTCCGGGAACCATCCCAGCTCCCGCTAACTATCG ATCTACAGAGTTTGGGTCTTCTGGGCTATCGAGACCAGGCCCTCCGGCCTTGACCCGTGTTGCACCACCAGTTCCCCCACGACCAGTCCAGCAATCGGGCATAGGCAGCTTGTCTACATACCGCCCTGCCTACAACTCCTACTCATCCTCATACAGTCCTTATGGGACCTCTCTCTTCGGAGGCTACAGTCCCTATGGTTATGGGGGCTACGGGCTTGGGGGTGGGCTGGGCTACAACCGCTTCCACATGGAGGATGGCCCCCCAAGTCGCTTCGttcagcaggcagaggagagcaGCCGCGGAGCCTTCCAGTCCATCGAGAGCATCGTGCACGCCTTCTCGTCTGTCAGCATGATGCTAGATGCCACGTTCTCTGCCGTGTACAACAGCTTCCGTGCCGTTCTGGATGTGGCCAATCACTTCTCACGCCTCAGGGTGCACTTCACAAAAGTGCTTTCGGCGTTTGCCCTCGTCCGCTCCCTGCGTTACCTCTACCGGAGGCTGCAAAGGATGATGGGCCTGCGACGCAGTTCAGAGGTAGAAGATCTGTGGAGCGACAGTGCTGGGACAGCAGTTGCCGCTGTGGCAGCAGGAGGTGCAGCGGCAGACGATCCCATAACTGGCTCTGTCAAATCATGGCCCATCTTCCTCTTTTTCGCTGTCATCCTCGGCGGGCCCTATCTTATCTGGAAGCTTCTAAGGTCTGCtgaaggagaggaggagagag CCACTAGCTGGGCCAACGGAGATGACGACCACGTGGTGGCCAGAGCAGATTTTGACTTTGCTGCGGCATCTGAGGAGGAAATCTCTATCCAGGCTGGGGATATGCTGAACTTAGCACCAAAGG AACAACAGCCACGCGTCCGGGGTTGGCTCCTGGCTAGTCTGGATGGGCAGACCACAGGGCTGGTCCCCGCCAACTACGTGAAGATCCTTGGAAGAAGGAGAGGGAGGAGGCAGGCTGAGCAGGACAGGGCGGAGGAGCAGAGGCAACAGCAAGCCTTCCAGAACCCACCGCCAGTACCACCCCAAACAGCAGGGTCTATGAATACCTCGGTTACCCTTGGACACCCTGAGGTGGTGTTTGAATCTGTGTACAGGGAGATGCCCGTTATATCAGACGAAGGGTCATTTCAGTCAACTTCCACCTCTAACACTTCTGTAGTCACTGTACCTAAGAGGATCGACCCGTGA
- the rel gene encoding proto-oncogene c-Rel isoform X2, translating into MYHNMDVGEPHVQIFEEPKQRGMRFRYKCEGRSAGSIPGERSTDSNRTYPSIQILDYCGKGKVRVSLVTKNEPYKPHPHDLVGKDCRDGYYETEFGPDRKVIAFQNLGIQCVRRREVKDAIMQRVNRCINPFEVSREQLLQTEDYDLNVVRLCFQVILQDQAGQYTRRLSPIVSNPIYDNRAPNTAELRICRVNKNSGSVLGGEEIFLLCDKVQKDDIEVRFFMQSWEAKGSFSQADVHRQVAIVFKTPPYFDTSITSPVTVHMQLRRPTDQEVSEPMEFRYLPDDKDPYGCQEKKRRREDLMKSFPSLPVMNMANRPKMSARILHAVKKEPQNSYMKPALSSRMLQTPGMYDSSVYQPSQQPPMMISQASLQRTVPMSSPWSHGTPALSLDTIRIQSSRDSTVGSLQPSMTLPAPGDGSAAGLPRLTERDLQCLMTEAQMSEAQTWRSPPQQHQQQQAQHGTHRKEATTEASNMQSAWPSYNIPPGAAGSMNGDGCLPLTTPFNYMDVMENEDILQSFTDQPGFQLKQETGTMGQEMPTNMPSSSCTYTALMPPHQMNNRSSMEALRQVMGDSSSSPGPTLQNNFAVNGISGEDTLSWQPFYAE; encoded by the exons ATGTATCACAATATGGATG TGGGGGAGCCTCATGTTCAGATCTTTGAGGAGCCCAAGCAGAGGGGAATGCGCTTCAGGTACAAGTGTGAGGGCCGTTCAGCTGGGAGCATTCCAGGAGAGAGGAGCACCGACAGCAATAGAACCTACCCCAGCATACAG ATCCTGGACTACTGTGGAAAAGGCAAGGTGAGGGTGTCACTGGTCACGAAGAATGAGCCCTACAAGCCACACCCCCATGACTTGGTTGGCAAGGACTGCAGGGATGGGTACTACGAAACAGAGTTTGGTCCCGACCGCAAGGTCATTGC GTTCCAGAATCTGGGGATCCAGTGTGTGAGGAGGAGAGAGGTCAAGGACGCCATCATGCAGAGAGTGAACCGCTGTATCAACCCGTTTGAGG TATCCCGGGAGCAGCTGTTGCAGACAGAGGACTATGATCTCAACGTGGTGCGCCTCTGTTTCCAAGTCATTCTGCAGGACCAGGCAGGACAGTACACACGAAGGCTTTCCCCCATTGTCTCCAACCCCATCTATGATAACC GGGCCCCCAACACGGCAGAGCTGCGAATCTGTCGCGTCAACAAGAACAGCGGCAGTGTGCTGGGCGGGGAGGAGATCTTCTTGCTCTGCGATAAGGTGCAGAAAG ACGACATCGAGGTCCGCTTCTTCATGCAGAGCTGGGAGGCCAAAGGCTCCTTCTCCCAGGCCGACGTGCACCGGCAGGTGGCGATCGTCTTCAAAACCCCCCCGTATTTTGACACCTCCATCACATCCCCCGTCACCGTGCACATGCAGCTCCGCCGGCCCACTGACCAGGAGGTCAGTGAGCCCATGGAATTCCGCTACCTGCCCGATGACAAAG ACCCCTATGGCTGCCAGGAGAAGAAGAGGAGAAGGGAAGACCTGATGAAGTCCTTtcccagcctccctg TTATGAATATGGCAAACAGACCCAAGATGTCTGCACGAATTCTCCATGCCGTCAAAAAAG AGCCACAGAACTCGTACATGAAGCCAGCGTTGTCTAGCCGCATGCTTCAGACCCCTGGAATGTACGACAGCTCCGTGTACCAGCCTAGCCAGCAGCCCCCAATGATGATCTCGCAGGCTTCCCTCCAGCGCACAGTGCCCATGAGCAGCCCGTGGTCCCATGGCACCCCTGCACTCTCCCTGGACACCATCCGCATCCAGTCGAGTCGCGACAGCACCGTCGGCAGCCTGCAGCCCAGCATGACATTACCTGCCCCGGGGGATGGCAGTGCAGCCGGCCTGCCACGGCTGACGGAGCGGGACCTGCAGTGCCTGATGACGGAGGCCCAGATGTCCGAGGCCCAGACCTGGCGGTCGCCTccccagcagcaccagcagcagcaggccCAGCACGGGACCCACAGGAAGGAGGCCACCACAGAGGCGTCAAACATGCAGTCCGCCTGGCCCAGTTACAACATCCCGCCCGGTGCCGCCGGCTCCATGAATGGAGACGGCTGTCTGCCACTGACCACGCCCTTCAACTACATGGACGTGATGGAAAACGAGGACATTCTGCAGAGCTTCACTGACCAGCCGGGCTTCCAGCTCAAGCAGGAAACCGGCACCATGGGACAGGAAATGCCTACCAATATGCCCTCCTCCAGCTGCACCTACACTGCACTGATGCCTCCCCATCAGATGAACAACAGGAGCTCCATGGAAGCCCTAAGGCAGGTTATGGGAGACTCTTCCAGCAGTCCCGGCCCCACCCTACAGAACAACTTTGCAGTCAATGGCATCAGTGGCGAAGACACCCTAAGCTGGCAACCGTTCTATGCTGAGTGA
- the rel gene encoding proto-oncogene c-Rel isoform X1: MYHNMDVGEPHVQIFEEPKQRGMRFRYKCEGRSAGSIPGERSTDSNRTYPSIQILDYCGKGKVRVSLVTKNEPYKPHPHDLVGKDCRDGYYETEFGPDRKVIAFQNLGIQCVRRREVKDAIMQRVNRCINPFEVSREQLLQTEDYDLNVVRLCFQVILQDQAGQYTRRLSPIVSNPIYDNRAPNTAELRICRVNKNSGSVLGGEEIFLLCDKVQKDDIEVRFFMQSWEAKGSFSQADVHRQVAIVFKTPPYFDTSITSPVTVHMQLRRPTDQEVSEPMEFRYLPDDKDPYGCQEKKRRREDLMKSFPSLPAVMNMANRPKMSARILHAVKKEPQNSYMKPALSSRMLQTPGMYDSSVYQPSQQPPMMISQASLQRTVPMSSPWSHGTPALSLDTIRIQSSRDSTVGSLQPSMTLPAPGDGSAAGLPRLTERDLQCLMTEAQMSEAQTWRSPPQQHQQQQAQHGTHRKEATTEASNMQSAWPSYNIPPGAAGSMNGDGCLPLTTPFNYMDVMENEDILQSFTDQPGFQLKQETGTMGQEMPTNMPSSSCTYTALMPPHQMNNRSSMEALRQVMGDSSSSPGPTLQNNFAVNGISGEDTLSWQPFYAE; encoded by the exons ATGTATCACAATATGGATG TGGGGGAGCCTCATGTTCAGATCTTTGAGGAGCCCAAGCAGAGGGGAATGCGCTTCAGGTACAAGTGTGAGGGCCGTTCAGCTGGGAGCATTCCAGGAGAGAGGAGCACCGACAGCAATAGAACCTACCCCAGCATACAG ATCCTGGACTACTGTGGAAAAGGCAAGGTGAGGGTGTCACTGGTCACGAAGAATGAGCCCTACAAGCCACACCCCCATGACTTGGTTGGCAAGGACTGCAGGGATGGGTACTACGAAACAGAGTTTGGTCCCGACCGCAAGGTCATTGC GTTCCAGAATCTGGGGATCCAGTGTGTGAGGAGGAGAGAGGTCAAGGACGCCATCATGCAGAGAGTGAACCGCTGTATCAACCCGTTTGAGG TATCCCGGGAGCAGCTGTTGCAGACAGAGGACTATGATCTCAACGTGGTGCGCCTCTGTTTCCAAGTCATTCTGCAGGACCAGGCAGGACAGTACACACGAAGGCTTTCCCCCATTGTCTCCAACCCCATCTATGATAACC GGGCCCCCAACACGGCAGAGCTGCGAATCTGTCGCGTCAACAAGAACAGCGGCAGTGTGCTGGGCGGGGAGGAGATCTTCTTGCTCTGCGATAAGGTGCAGAAAG ACGACATCGAGGTCCGCTTCTTCATGCAGAGCTGGGAGGCCAAAGGCTCCTTCTCCCAGGCCGACGTGCACCGGCAGGTGGCGATCGTCTTCAAAACCCCCCCGTATTTTGACACCTCCATCACATCCCCCGTCACCGTGCACATGCAGCTCCGCCGGCCCACTGACCAGGAGGTCAGTGAGCCCATGGAATTCCGCTACCTGCCCGATGACAAAG ACCCCTATGGCTGCCAGGAGAAGAAGAGGAGAAGGGAAGACCTGATGAAGTCCTTtcccagcctccctg CAGTTATGAATATGGCAAACAGACCCAAGATGTCTGCACGAATTCTCCATGCCGTCAAAAAAG AGCCACAGAACTCGTACATGAAGCCAGCGTTGTCTAGCCGCATGCTTCAGACCCCTGGAATGTACGACAGCTCCGTGTACCAGCCTAGCCAGCAGCCCCCAATGATGATCTCGCAGGCTTCCCTCCAGCGCACAGTGCCCATGAGCAGCCCGTGGTCCCATGGCACCCCTGCACTCTCCCTGGACACCATCCGCATCCAGTCGAGTCGCGACAGCACCGTCGGCAGCCTGCAGCCCAGCATGACATTACCTGCCCCGGGGGATGGCAGTGCAGCCGGCCTGCCACGGCTGACGGAGCGGGACCTGCAGTGCCTGATGACGGAGGCCCAGATGTCCGAGGCCCAGACCTGGCGGTCGCCTccccagcagcaccagcagcagcaggccCAGCACGGGACCCACAGGAAGGAGGCCACCACAGAGGCGTCAAACATGCAGTCCGCCTGGCCCAGTTACAACATCCCGCCCGGTGCCGCCGGCTCCATGAATGGAGACGGCTGTCTGCCACTGACCACGCCCTTCAACTACATGGACGTGATGGAAAACGAGGACATTCTGCAGAGCTTCACTGACCAGCCGGGCTTCCAGCTCAAGCAGGAAACCGGCACCATGGGACAGGAAATGCCTACCAATATGCCCTCCTCCAGCTGCACCTACACTGCACTGATGCCTCCCCATCAGATGAACAACAGGAGCTCCATGGAAGCCCTAAGGCAGGTTATGGGAGACTCTTCCAGCAGTCCCGGCCCCACCCTACAGAACAACTTTGCAGTCAATGGCATCAGTGGCGAAGACACCCTAAGCTGGCAACCGTTCTATGCTGAGTGA
- the LOC125739255 gene encoding LOW QUALITY PROTEIN: poly(A) polymerase gamma-like (The sequence of the model RefSeq protein was modified relative to this genomic sequence to represent the inferred CDS: inserted 2 bases in 1 codon) — MAVLCGHSVCTGHGIYSSTLGFLGGVPWAVLVAQTCQLYPNAVASTLVHKFFLVFSKWEWPNPVLLKQPEESNLKLPVWDPQVNPANRYHLMPIITPTYPQQNSTYNVSTSTRTIMTEKFKTVYRQTNNIGMLKDGMKIKATHVKKRQLHQYLPPELVQKKKKSIAEANRISSGSXKHSPLDGSVLDSSHDTDSGTPFCSPTPAVRPNIPASELDGSISPPPPPLLDSPLVSEVPQPKTEQGTSIPVIGSKPVAPPTGNTIPTVVGRSVVTRPGHPTAAQADPHNGVCVLSSNGPTLKQLHSPPPRGVPKETKGCGEVTVSRRFCF, encoded by the exons ATGGCGGTGCtttgtggtcactctgtgtgcaCAGGCCATGGGATCTATTCCAGTACGCTGGGCTTCCTCGGTGGCGTGCCCTGGGCCGTGCTGGTGGCACAGACTTGCCAGCTGTATCCCAATGCCGTTGCCTCCACACTGGTACACAAGTTCTTCCTCGTCTTTTCCAAGTG GGAGTGGCCTAATCCAGTGCTTCTGAAGCAGCCGGAAGAAAGCAACCTCAAACTTCCTGTCTGGGACCCACAG GTGAATCCTGCAAATAGGTACCACCTCATGCCCATCATCACACCCACCTACCCGCAGCAGAACTCCACCTACAACGTCTCCACCTCCACGCGCACCATCATGACCGAGAAATTCAAAACTG TGTACAGGCAGACAAACAACATTGGCATGCTGAAGGACGGGATGAAGATCAAAGCCACGCACGTGAAGAAGAGACAGCTCCACCAGTACTTGCCTCCAGAGCTTGTGCAGAAGAAGAAAAAG AGCATTGCAGAGGCGAACCGCATTTCCAGCGGGTC GAAACATTCCCCGCTGGACGGGAGTGTGCTGGACAGCTCCCACGACACGGACTCCGGTACCCCTTTCTGCTCCCCGACTCCCGCCGTCCGGCCCAACATACCTGCCTCTGAGTTGGACGGCAG catctcgccccccccccccccgctgctggACAGTCCGCTGGTCAGTGAGGTGCCTCAGCCGAAAACTGAGCAAGGAACGTCCATCCCTGTCATCGGCTCCA AGCCTGTGGCCCCCCCTACTGGGAACACCATACCCACAGTGGTAGGCAGGAGCGTGGTGACTCGTCCCGGCCATCCCACTGCCGCCCAGGCTGACCCGCACAATGGCGTCTGTGTGCTGTCTTCCAATGGCCCCACGCTAAAACAactgcactcccccccccctagaGGAGTCCCCAAAGAAACTAAAGGATGTGGAGAAG TTACTGTTTCCAGAAGGTTCTGCTTTTAA